From a single Triplophysa rosa linkage group LG17, Trosa_1v2, whole genome shotgun sequence genomic region:
- the exorh gene encoding extra-ocular rhodopsin, whose translation MNGTEGPNFYVPMSNKTGLVRSPFEEPQYYLAEPWKYSLLAAYMLFLIITSFPINFLTLYVTVQHKKLRTPLNYILLNLAVADLFMIVGGFTVTLYTALHGYFVLGVTGCNIEGFFATLGGEIALWSLVVLAVERYIVVCKPMTTFRFGEKHAITGVGFTWVMALTCAVPPLLGWSRYIPEGMQCSCGIDYYTPKPEVNNTSFVIYMFILHFSIPLIIIFFCYSRLLCTVRAAAAQQQESETTQRAEREVTRMVVVMVISFLVCWVPYASVAWYIFANQGTEFGPVFMTIPAFFAKSAALYNPVIYIMLNRQFRNCMLTTVYCGKNPFGEEETSTALSSKTQSSVVSSGQVAPA comes from the exons ATGAACGGGACAGAAGGTCCAAACTTTTATGTGCCGATGTCTAACAAGACGGGTTTAGTCCGTAGCCCATTCGAGGAACCACAGTACTACCTAGCAGAGCCCTGGAAATACTCTCTCTTGGCGGCATACATGCTCTTTCTCATCATCACTTCATTTCCCATCAACTTTCTGACACTCTACGTCACTGTGCAGCACAAGAAACTCCGCACACCTCTCAACTATATATTGCTCAATCTCGCTGTGGCTGATCTGTTCATGATCGTGGGGGGATTCACTGTCACCCTGTACACAGCCCTGCATGGATACTTCGTCCTGGGAGTCACAGGATGCAATATTGAGGGCTTTTTTGCCACCCTGGGCG gTGAGATAGCCTTGTGGTCTCTAGTAGTGTTGGCTGTTGAGCGCTACATTGTGGTGTGTAAGCCAATGACAACGTTCCGATTTGGGGAGAAACATGCCATCACGGGGGTGGGCTTCACCTGGGTCATGGCCCTCACCTGTGCTGTGCCTCCCTTGCTGGGGTGGTCCAG GTATATACCTGAAGGGATGCAATGCTCTTGCGGGATAGATTACTACACTCCTAAACCTGAAGTCAACAACACCTCATTTGTCATCTATATGTTCATCCTGCATTTCTCTATTCCACTTATAATCATCTTCTTCTGCTACAGTCGTCTTCTCTGCACTGTTCGTGCG GCTGCGGCTCAACAGCAAGAGTCAGAGACGACTCAGAGGGCTGAGCGGGAAGTGACACGCATGGTGGTTGTCATGGTGATTTCATTCTTAGTCTGTTGGGTACCGTATGCCAGTGTGGCCTGGTACATATTTGCTAATCAAGGTACAGAATTTGGTCCCGTCTTCATGACAATTCCAGCATTCTTTGCTAAGAGCGCAGCACTCTACAATCCTGTCATCTACATCATGCTCAACAGACAG TTCAGGAACTGCATGCTTACAACGGTCTACTGTGGTAAGAACCCATTCGGTGAAGAGGAGACCAGCACAGCTCTCTCCAGTAAGACTCAGTCTTCAGTTGTCTCGTCCGGTCAGGTGGCTCCTGCCTGA